TTCTTTTTTCCTTGACCAGATAGTTGGTCAGTTCCGGATTGAAAAGTGCATTGAGTTGTCCCATTAGGACACCCGATGGTTTCATTTTAGCTATTTCGTCCTCAGCTATTGCCTGAATTCCTAGAAGGAGATCTGATTGTTGAAGAATTTCGGCACGTTGATGGATTTCTGCACCAGCCTCTTTGTAAAGTTCATCTGATGCATAGGCACTAGACCCTGCATTGTTTTCCACCCAAACTGAAACTTTCCAGCTGATCAAAGTTTTCACTGCTTCGGGTAAAAGGGCCACCCGAGCCTCGTCAATGGGTTCTTTTAAAATCCCTATAATCATTGCTTTTTTTGGATAAAGCCAGAAATATTTTGAAAATAAATTTGAAGTCCTGAAACTATTAAAAAGATTCGAAAATGAAAGTTTTTTTATATGCTTAGCTCAATATTTGGGTTAATTATTTTAATTATATTTTATATTTCATCAAATAATTGTTTTATGCACACATTACTATTGAATTTCAATCATTCGCAAGTTATATCTATGGTTTTTGTTCAGATGTTGTTTTCCATTAATCTTTTTGGTCAGGTCAGTTTTCAATATGGAGGTATAGTGAGGGGAGATTCACGGGAAAAGTCAATAAGTCTGGTTTTTACTGGTCACGAATTTGCGGAAGGTGGAGAGGATATTTTGAATACACTGAATCAGTTTGATGTCAAAGCCTCATTTTTTCTGACAGGTGATTTCTACAGAAACCCTGATTTTGAAACATTGATTTACAGAATGAAAAATGAAGGACATTACTTGGGAGCCCATTCAGACAAGCATCTTTTGTATTGCACCTGGGAAGATAGAAATGAGCTTTTGGTAGATAAAGAAATATTTATAAATGATCTAAAAGAAAACTATAATGAAATGAAAGGCTTTGGGATAAGTATTGAGGATGCACCATACTTTTTACCTCCTTACGAGTGGTATAACGACAGCATTAGCCAATGGTCAGAGAGCTTTGGTTTGAAATTGGTCAATTTCACAAGTGGAACACGAAGCCATGCGGATTATACTGATCCAACGATGAGCAATTACATTTCTTCCAAGGAGATCTTGGATAGCATAAAATCTTATGAGGCAAATTCACCTAGCGGACTCAATGGCTTTTTATTGTTGATGCATATTGGAGCAGGGGACAAGAGGAAGGATAAATTTTATGCATTGTTACCTGATTTGTTGGAATGGCTGGGAGAAAAAGGATATTCTATTGAGCCTTTGAAAGAATTATTGGGTGAATGAAAGACAATTTAATGGGTGATTTAATCGGTAAAAAGGTTCGTTTAATTTAATGGTTTTCTCAAAATCCATTAGGTAAATAAGTATATTTGAAATTCATAAAAATACCCTTGAAAAAACAAGATTTGTCAATATTTGATCAATGATGACAAAAAGGAAAAGCTCCGATTCTGTTCCTAGATAAGGATATGCTTTTTTTGCTGATTGATAAGTTTACCAACATAACCAATTAATTATGAGAAGATTTAATTTGCTTTTTTTATTGTTTTCAGGAATGATCTTAGTAGGTCAGGCCCAAACCCAAAAAAAGCCCAATATCCTGGTGATATGGGGGGATGATATCGGAACCTGGAACATCAGCCACAACAACCGGGGAATGATGGGGTACAAAACACCCAATATTGACCGCATTGCAAAAGATGGTATTGGGTTTACAGATTATTATGCCCAACAAAGCTGTACCGCTGGTAGAGCAGCATTCATTGGTGGAACTGTGCCAGTAAGAACTGGAATGACCAAAGTCGGAATGCCAGGTGCCAAAGAAGGCTGGCAAAAGACTGACATCACTATTGCCACAGTGATGAAAAACCTTGGCTATGCAACAGGTCAATTTGGAAAAAACCACCAAGGGGACCGGGACGAACACCTACCCACAATGCATGGATTTAATGAGTTTTTTGGAAACCTCTACCACCTCAATGCAGAAGAGGAGCCTGAAAATGAAGATTATCCCTCTGATATGGTTTTAGCGAATGGAAAAACTTTTAAAGAAACTTATGGCCCTAGAGGCGTTATCCATTCATGGGCAGATGGAAAAGGTGGTCAAAGACTTGAAGATACAGGGCCTCTTACCAAGAAAAGGATGGAGACCATTGATGACGAGTCAATTGCAGCTACCAAAGCATTTATCAAAAAGCAGGTTGCAGCAGGAAAACCCTTTTTCACCTGGTGGAATGGAACTAGAATGCATTTCAGGACCCATGTTAAAGAAGAGCATAAGGGAATCAGCGGACAGGATGAATATGGGGATGGAATGGTTGAACATGACCTTCATGTAGGTGAATTGTTAGATCTCTTGGATGAGTTGGGAATAGCTGATAATACCGTGGTCTTGTATTCTACAGACAATGGACCGCATTACAACACCTGGCCTGATGCTGGAACAACACCATTTCATGGTGAAAAAAACAGTAGCTGGGAAGGTGCTTTCAGAGTGCCTGCATTTATTAAATGGCCGGGCAAATTCGTGGGCGGTACTACTCTGAACGGTATTGTTTCCCATGAAGATTGGTTACCTACTTTTGCAGCCATAGGTGGAGATCCTAATGTGGTTGATAAAATTAAAAAAGGAGTCACAATGAATGGCAAAACTTTCAAAAATCACATAGATGGCGTCAATCAACTGGACTATCTGACAGGAAAGGTCAAGGAATCTCCCAGAGCTGGATTTATTTATGTAAATGATGCCGGTGAAATTGCAGCTTTGAGATATGGGGACTGGAAAGCTATGTTTTTGGAAAATAGAGCAGATAAATTACAAATATGGTTGGAGCCTTTTGTGGAACTTAGAGCTCCTTATTTAATCAATCTTCGAAGAGATCCTTTTGAAAAGGCAATTGAAGGCTCCAATACTTATTATGATTGGTATATAGACCGTGCATATATTCTTATTGCCATTCAGGGCTACGCATTTAATTTCCTTTCAACCTTTAAAGATTATCCTCCAAGTCAAACTGCAGGAGACTGGAGTTTGGGAAAAGTCCAGAAACAGATTGAAGAAATGACAAATAAAAGTAATTAATACGGAATGAAAAGCCGGTCTTTATTTGACCGGCTTTTCATTTTTTTCCAAAGAAATTATGAAATTCAGATCAATATTGATACTAAAGGTTTTAGTAGGACTATTGCTCTTTGAAGTAGGTTGTACCAGTCCACAATCAAATTCTATAGCTGAGGTTGTTGTAGCATCTGATCCTCTTCCCTCTTGGAATGAAAGCAGTACGAAGCAGCAAATAATTGATTTTGTAACGTCAACGACCACAACAGGAAGTCCGGATTTTGTTCCTGAAGCGGACCGAATTGCTGTTTTTGACAATGACGGAACTTTGTGGGCTGAACAACCCATGTATTTTCAATTGATTTATGCCGTTGACTTTATTAAAA
This window of the Aquiflexum balticum DSM 16537 genome carries:
- a CDS encoding polysaccharide deacetylase family protein, which codes for MHTLLLNFNHSQVISMVFVQMLFSINLFGQVSFQYGGIVRGDSREKSISLVFTGHEFAEGGEDILNTLNQFDVKASFFLTGDFYRNPDFETLIYRMKNEGHYLGAHSDKHLLYCTWEDRNELLVDKEIFINDLKENYNEMKGFGISIEDAPYFLPPYEWYNDSISQWSESFGLKLVNFTSGTRSHADYTDPTMSNYISSKEILDSIKSYEANSPSGLNGFLLLMHIGAGDKRKDKFYALLPDLLEWLGEKGYSIEPLKELLGE
- a CDS encoding arylsulfatase, producing the protein MRRFNLLFLLFSGMILVGQAQTQKKPNILVIWGDDIGTWNISHNNRGMMGYKTPNIDRIAKDGIGFTDYYAQQSCTAGRAAFIGGTVPVRTGMTKVGMPGAKEGWQKTDITIATVMKNLGYATGQFGKNHQGDRDEHLPTMHGFNEFFGNLYHLNAEEEPENEDYPSDMVLANGKTFKETYGPRGVIHSWADGKGGQRLEDTGPLTKKRMETIDDESIAATKAFIKKQVAAGKPFFTWWNGTRMHFRTHVKEEHKGISGQDEYGDGMVEHDLHVGELLDLLDELGIADNTVVLYSTDNGPHYNTWPDAGTTPFHGEKNSSWEGAFRVPAFIKWPGKFVGGTTLNGIVSHEDWLPTFAAIGGDPNVVDKIKKGVTMNGKTFKNHIDGVNQLDYLTGKVKESPRAGFIYVNDAGEIAALRYGDWKAMFLENRADKLQIWLEPFVELRAPYLINLRRDPFEKAIEGSNTYYDWYIDRAYILIAIQGYAFNFLSTFKDYPPSQTAGDWSLGKVQKQIEEMTNKSN